A segment of the Triticum urartu cultivar G1812 chromosome 1, Tu2.1, whole genome shotgun sequence genome:
attagaaaagctttagcatacgaactacatgatcttgtgctaggcttaggattgggtctttgtccatcacatcattctcctaatgatgtgatcccgttatcaatgacatccaatgtccatggtcaggaaaccgtaaccatctattgatcaacgagctagtcaactagaggcttactagggacatggtgttgtctatgtatccacacatgtatctgagtttcctatcaatacaattctagcatggataataaacgattatcatgaacaaggaaatataataataactaatttattattgtctctagggcatatttccaacatgcgcttgtccaaaatgtggggtaagttacaaaagtagccccaccgatttgaactaggtggttctttcggttcaggggtatcacagGAATTTCGTTTGTCGGGATTtcgcaggaggtgggagttttcgcacgcgttgtaattttgggatagcaaggcacAGGTTGAGATGGAGGGAATTCTAGGAGCACAAAGAGACAAAGAGATATCTTAAAATCTCAGGATAACAAGGCGCCGGTTAAATTTttcggacaagcctaacgtgtataCTATATCAGATCAATTCACACTTCCCTCAACGAAAAACCCAAAAAGAAATCAATTCACACCACACAAGAGAGTCTAGTcccgtgtactgtaccaaatcaattcgcactacaaatgccattcaaaactttgaatccatgttatgttcaattaaaatatttcgctacgtgtataatgcatgcaacctgctactcaaataaacattttagtgcattccaaacatATATGCTACcacttcaatatgaactaaatttgaattatttctctatttgaataagatctacaattATGATTGTTGTCAATTTAAAccatttgaattcatttctctattttaataagatctacaatcatcattattgtcaagttaaactaTCGTTTGTATATTATCTTCATAGCACGCCACATGATTAATTACTGTCAagttagatatgaactatgtgtactatatgaactcgaactcgattttttgaatccactttatgttgatttcaaatcacagtACATTTCAAGGTCTacctagatcttcataatctaaaccatgtctcatatgtataatgtgtttatcacataatTTATGGTGCCCCgtccctacgcctacaagtatttagatgtgagttgcaaatgccacacattatcacaaattcaaataaaatgcgAGATTTTTTGATATATAGTATGGTTTATTGTCCGATATTTAGTTGTGAGAtacaaacgccacacattatcacaaattaaaataaaatatGAGATTGTTTGATATTTAGCTGTGGGTTGCATGCCACGCATTATCACATTATAGTATAACATGTCCAAAACCACaccacgtgtatcaccgctatattcatgcatgcataggtttataacactatgatctcttattcaaatatgtGAATCCACTTTCAAATcgaattatgatctttgttagtctcttacacccacacaattctctaacctttgtagctagcactaactttctctcatgcatgcacacgccctcctcgccctcccccttcCTCATCATTCTATCCACCACGCACATTTaatttttctttaggtcgttctcccacgGTCTCCACAACTCCTTCTTTTTGACACATACTGATCGATAAACCTCTCTAGCGATGTCTGCCTACCACATACACACACACTTTCCATCTCCTCCTTTCTGTGTCCATGCCTCGTGTCTCTGATAcggtcccacacacgtgtaaactctcgcccctcttttcatcgatctcacaatcgcacactcctccccctatctagctagtaggcctctcgcaccacctcctagatcCATATCTCTCTCTATCCGTCTCTCTGGGCCTTATTTtcctctaacaaatggatgtacaccGACTGATCTCCcactatacatatagctagctatgTCTCTTATAACTCCTTTTCCCCACgcgtcgatcgatctacctcattagttatgtctctcccttccttcgACACACAataattgatctaccgatctagttaggtctgcttaccaaacacatggtcccccttcatcatccatgcatgCCTCCCGACACATCTATCATGCACatgcacacacagaaacacatccccactcttctTCATAATATGTAGTTgtaccctcagtttgtctagtaggcctctcccaccatatCCGAGAAGCAACTCCACCACCCCTCCGACACTCTacctctctcccccctctctctctccctccctccctccctctctctctctctctctatctatctatctatctctatctctctctctgtcctAGCCTATTTCTCGTCCTTCACTTATCTATGGATGTcaaccgatctccctcaagacatagctaggtctctccttctcaacacatatacgagtcaaTCTACCTCTCTAATTAGGTCTctgccccctccccccacacacactgatacatcgagtgctctagtcatgtctccctgccacacacaaacttacCATGTGCCCTCTGATGTTCTGGtaggtcagtcgccctatatctttgctGTGCACACCACAATTTcaatggctctcttcatcgatctcgcacccacacacttgatcctctcttcgactctatcgatatctatgacccctccctctcttctcgtggttCGCCCCCTCTATATCAGTACCTAATAATAAAGGAGGAAACTTTCATAGTTCTCCATAAGTCATCATTTTATATCCGTTGATTTTGTGTTAAACACAAAGATTGACGGCTAAGATTTAAAAGGAGGTAGGTTTTTTTCTCCTTCCGTCACCCCTTAAGAGACAAACTTTACATCTTTTTCCATACAAAAAAACTAACTAGCAAGGCTGCGATTCGAACTCAGGACCACCATATTGATAACACATATAATAACCATCCAACCATATAGCATTATTATTCTTTTTTTCGTGAATTCGCGTTGTGGCGTATCATTCCATTGACAGAAGAGTGAGAGAATACAGTGTTGGTATCCTAGATAGCCGTACACCAAGATGCGGCATTAGGGAGACCAGTGAGCCGGAGAGAGGGGGTTGCTCAGCCCCAAATACAAAGATCAGGTTATAGGGATGATCCTATCTAATCCTTTGGCGCCTGCCCTTCCCAACGCCTAGCCTCGGTCTTGATCGTGTCCAGGAGCTCGCCACTTGAGGGTTGCACGACATCGAAGATGATGCCATTCCAGTGTTTCCAAATGGCCCAGACTGTTATAGTGACAAGTGAGGCAAAACCCTTTCGGAGGCAGGAGGGGGCGGCCAAGGCGCTAGCGGACCACTAGTCGAAGAGCCCGGTCAGGCCATCCGGTGGCGCAATCGGTAGTCTGCACCAGGAAAGGACTTCATGCCAGGTGATGCGCGAAAACACACATCCGGCAAGGATGTGGTGCAGAGTTTCGCCATCCTGGGCACAAAACTGGCAGACAGTAGGGTGCGGCAGCCCTCGGTGCACCAAGCGATCAACAGTCCAGCACCAGTTTTTAGAAGCAAGCCAGAGAAAGAACTTGACGTTGAGCGGTGCCTAGCTGCGCCAAATGAGTTTCCAGATGGGCGCTGTTGTTGAGCCAACGAACATGGCGGTGTAGCAAGAATTGGCAGTGTATGCACCCTTCAAGGACCATCGCTAGGTAAGGGTATCCGGGGTGGAGGAGAGGGAAATCAGCCGAAGGCGGCGCCATACATTGACGTACTTGAGGGTAGCCCGCGGTCTGAGGGTGCCGGCAATGTCGGAGATCCAGCTCTGGTTGTGGAGGCCTTCGCTAACAAGGTTGTGGATAGCATCGTTATTCTTCAATAGAGATAAAATCTATGTGTACGTACTGGATGGATGGAGACTATGGGCCAGCACATCAGCATTGCATGGCTCCGACATTATACAAACTAGCAGAATGCCTGTGCGTTGCTACGGGCAATAATACGGATAAACAAATATACTAATATTTAGGAAAAGATGTGCATACCCTCCTTACCAAAGGAATTGAATGTGCATACCCTCCTTACCAAAGCAATTTAATGTACATATGTTGCCACTGGATAATATAAATATTATGTAACCACACATTGTTTTACTATTGTTATATAGAGAACCCCGACGTTTTCTATCTAGAGGGAGCTTTTGCCTTCCTCATTTCCTATTTTCAAGACGTTTCTTTCTACACTCACCTTGCTAATATACATGTGATTTTTTTTCTCCTCTATTCATCCTTCTCCATCAGACCATCGGATCTAATGAACTATGCCACTATATTTTTGTCACTACATCTTTGTTATGCTCCTTGATCGTCCCCTTAGGGAAGCACCAACACTTGGTACTTAGGACATGCGCCAGGATCAGAAACCTGGCCGATTGGCACTTATCCCTCTCTCGGAacaggctttcgccccgctttaagCAATGAACCAAAGTACACGGCCGAACGATACAATATAGCGTGGAGGTCCCCAAGATACAACATAAGCCTAGAACAAGCCTAACACCTCACCGAGGCACGAAAAAAGACCCCCGAGCTCAATGACAACGCCCCCAAGAGGGTGATGGCTCAAAACGTCGCCGAATGTCAGTGTCAGATATAGCGTCAGCGTGAGACATTTCCATATGACAAAGGCAAAGTCACATTTGGTACAAACTTAGATCTGATTTTCTACCATCCTCCATCATGTGGTACCATATTCCCTGAAAACTAATACCAATAAAATGCATGACTTGTAGAAGTCGTCAATAACGAATGCTGAAGTCTAGTAAAAATTTGTGTTTTTCTATAAACATGCTAAAAACCATAGAATAAGCCATTCCCAACATTTGATATCACAAAAAGATAAACTTAGCAAGTTTAAAAGGGCTAAATCACCTTCTTTTGAAACATGAAGTAAATCATGAGGAGCATACATTTTGCCTCCATTTCTTAAAACTGGGTCACAAACCGCAGATAGTTTGAACATATATTAGCAAATTCTGTTAAGAATTCATCTATGAAGACACAATAAGATTTTGTACAAAAGAATAACCATAGGGATAGTGGAAGGTGAGAAAAGGTTGTGAATGGAAACAGAGCCAACGTAGTCTGAATAGCATAAATAGCATGGTACATAAAAAAACTAttgagaaaataaataaatatccCTATGGTTAGAAGGAGATTTATTTATTACACCACTACAAGCACATCCTACAAGGAGATGATGCTAATTATTTGCTCAATAGGGATAAACTTGTTTAATTTTGTGATTTTTTTATAACAAGTTGATTTTGATTACAAACCATAGGGAGATGATGCTCATTATTTTGATTACATCATCTCCTTGTAGGGTTTAATTACATAAAAAATCAACTTCACTTATAAAAAAATCACAAAACCATAGGGATATTTATAATCCTTCATGTTATAAAAAAAACTATTGAGAAAATCAATAAACCTTCTTTAATTTTGATTACACCACTACAAGCACACCCAAATccacaaaaaaaacaaaaaataaatcACAAAACCTTCTTCACGGCTCTACCTCTCTCCACCATGCGGCCTGGACAGAAGTTTGGCCATATCTAGGGTCTTGACTTCATAGGCTATTTATCCCGAGAATGCTTGACATGGACGTCCTACTGCATATCAATCCCACTCGTCGGCGGATGAATTTTTGGTGCAGGCTGGGAGCATGACCTGGGAAATGGCGTCGACTGATTTCtgcaaatgttagagtaataatatatgacatgcaacttacacaaagcataccgtcaaattcgtatgtgaaaggagcttttaATGATATAATTTTCATATTATACATGTCATGTATTattaatcttatcaatagtcaatgacggtcttgaaaaacgcattaggccctatatagatggaaggagggagtacaaaTTATAAAATTTCTtaaaaaacaaacaaaaacaCCTTTAGTTGTATCTAAATGCCCAATGTCAGTATAAAAATGGGGCAACAAATAGAAAAGAGGCCAATAACTTCATTTTTATTTATTATTTGCGAATGAGGCCAATCACTTCATTAAATGAACACACTAAAGGCAATATTTCCTTTCTCGGTATCTCATAATCTGTCATTCCAGCATTCAAGTCTTAAATTCTCAAGCAAGCATTTTCTCCAAAAGCCAATTTGGTGAAAAATTCATACTGCAAGTAAATTAGAGAATAGATGAAAGTATCTTACAAGAACTACTTGTATGTTTTTAATCGACAAAAGCTAGTCCATATGGTCGAAGCCTGCAACGGCTTCTAAGATGCCAACAACAGGTTTAAACATTTTCTTCTTTTTGGTTTCTGGCAAAGATTAAAATCGCGGGCGAGAGGGAATCGCGGCCGGGATTTTTGCAGCGACGGGGCGGTTTCAGATCCGTGATAGCTTAGATTTCACCCGCGATTTTAATCTTTGGTTTCTGGATAAAATTTGTGCATGGACATAAGCTAAAATCACATGTAAGTGCAATGAGGCAGGGAGAGAAAGAGATAAAAGGAAACTGACAAGTACAATTTTTTTGCTCCCAGCAACATATCTCCCAAATATGTTTCCATCCCAGACCATATCTCTACTACAAAATCCTTGCTCCTAGCTTCTCCAACATGCCCCTTGCAGACAGAGCCGTTGAGAAAACTATATCCAAAAACAGTTGAGAAAATAACTCTTCAGACCCAAGAGGCCAAGACCCGTGTTGCCCCACCTCCCACCATGATCCGTCCTCCAAACTCCGTTGCAACGCCTGCCACTCTGCTGGTTCCCTGCCCAGCTTCCCTTATCTGCTCTGCCAACACACTTCACCATGCCTGCATCCACCCAGCTCGCAACGATCCTGGCCACTCACGTCCTCTGCCACAATTTGGCGGTCGTTCGTATGCCCTTCGCTCGTCCATCTCGAACAAAAGCTTCACAGGTGCATGGTCAGGCTGGCAAAGTGAGATTTGGGTGGATCAGACTGTGTTCACAACCAAATCCATTCCACTGCTAAAAGTGCTAGTAGCAAAGACTACTCATGCGTAGTAGGAAAAATATCCTCAACACATCTTGTCAGTTTTCTATTATGATTTCAGATATGCTCGTAACCAATCCCTAGCTGATATAGCTAGGAAAGGTCACAAGTGTTCCTTAAAAAACACAAGATCCTCCATTAAGGTATACTTTCTGTTTGGTCGAGCCATTTCAGCTAAGCCATCGAATTCTTTTGGTAAATTCAGAATCATGATTCCTCAGACCTGACGATCTGGCATACTATTCCACTATATTCTGAACAATATTTAAACCTGGGTTTAGACTAAGATTAGTCCACAACCTGATTATGTATCTCTCGTCTGTCTAGTATCTCAACACTTTATGATTAAACCATAAACATTGTAATATACTGGAAAAGCACCATCAACCGCAGTAAAATTCAGAAAACCTGAATACTGTACCCGTGATCTATTTCCGCATTCTATGTGCAACCTCAACTACGATAAACAATTCATGCCCGATGACCACCTGTTTAGAACCAATGATCAATCTAAGTGAAAGTTCCCAATACGAGGTGCAATACATAGTTTACAGAATCACATCGACAAAACGAACTGCAAAACTATCTTCTTCACCAAACGAACTTGCATAAGCTAAAGAAAACAGGTAAATAATCCAGCTCCATAAATGCGGTGCAAAGCAGACTACATAACAATATCTGAAAATACACTGCAAGTTTAACCATAGTAAGAATCGAGAAAACATAACATTTCCTATTGCCTGCAGGCACTTTAGCACAGAAGCATCAATACGAACACAATCATCTTAAATTCTTAATCCATACCAAATAGTTCAATGATTCCTCATAGTTCAAATAGAGAGTTCATAAATAGTGGTAATGATGAGTAATACAACACACATTTTACAGGTGTAGATAAAATTAACAACCGATCACGCGCAATGTACAATTTTTTTTAATAAACATACAAACTCAATGGATCAATCGAGCAAGACGGTCTTTCATCACACAACATTGCGTACCTGGCAGAGGTCCCTGCGTCCAGCGCCCTCACATTGTATCTGTATACCTATGTACCTATGATTCAGGATAGGTGAAGCATACAAACGATCAGAAAAATATAGAAAAATGACCAGAACATAAATACCTGTGATGTTCGGTGATGTAGGGCATGGCCTTGCGCCGCTCCTCGCTGCAAGAAACGATGTTCAGGACAGGTGAAGCATACAAACGATCAGGAAATACAGAAATGAACAGAAAACTCCACAAAACGAACAGAATGTAAATATCTGTGATGTTCCGTGATGTAGGGAACGATTGACACGGCCTTGCCGGTCCTCACTGACCGCAGACCACCCCCTGACCCTACTGTTccgcgatggcggcggcggcgtcctccAACAACCACGCCCTCCCTCAAGTCCTGCCCTCACCTGGGGTTTCGCGAtggcggtgggcggcggcggaggtggcggtCTCAGAGGTcagcggaggcggcggaggcagcGACCCAAGGAATCCTGGTCCCGTGATGGTGGCCACGACGGAGTAATCCCACAACCACGCCATTGTGACTCCGTGTCGGTTGGCGGCACTATCGCTGGATGTAGCAGACCACTCCATTCCTGCCCAGCAGGATAGCCCCCGGCGCGAGGGCGAACACCACAACGACGGCGAGGATCGCAGCGAAGGTGCCGGCGCGATGGGTCCCTGCCGAGGCGGGGGTCGCCATCCGGATGATAGTCGAGGCGAGGGAACATGAGGAGgcagagggagggagggagaaaGGGCGCGGCGGCTGGGTCGGGGAGATGTGCGGCGGCTGGGCAGCGATGGGGAATTGGTGATACGTGCTTGTTTTTGCAGCGTGATGCGGGGGTTAAAACCGGTCGGGGGAGGGGAGAGGGTACACGATGGGAGGAAAAAACAGTTTGTATGGGGGGAAAATCGGTGGGGTGGGGTGGTGTGATCGATTCCCTCGATCGGTGGGTGGGCTGCGAGCGAACGAAACCATGTACGGACTGCGTAATCCCTACTCCTAATTACCAAATATTACATGATTGAATTCAATCGACACTTACCAAAGTAAGCATGAATAAATGGGAAGAGGATCGGATGCGATTCGATTTTAGTTGAGAAGGAGAAAGAAATTAAAATGTGGGAAGGTGATCTCACGTAAGAAGGTAAGCAAATCATGATGTGATTGTTGAATCCTTAATTACCTAAGAATTAAATGAGCATCTATCAAAGAAAGCGCAAGAATTATTACCTGATATATAAACCGATGAAGTGGGGAGGGGACGAAAAAAAATCTACGAAAAAATCCAGCGAATGTGGGACAAAAAAAAACCATGATAGGTGGGACGAAAATTAACCGacggagactaccaactgctccattatCTCTACTAGTAGAGTGctcgtgcgttgccacgggctctTGAAATAGTTTATCAAAGTTACATGTTAAAATGCACACATACAAACAATATAACACAAACTGAAGTCCATTATTGCAATGTAACAAGCTGAGTGATGTTACAACTTAACATCTATTACAAAAAAAATATCTAGATGATGCGCTTAAGAAATTCTTTCACAATATCAGGAAAGTTTTCTCTAGCTTCATTCCCGCGATGTTTTAGCAAGTATAATAAAAATTGCTTCCTCAATTCATACCCATCCTGCAGAAAAAATAAATGTAGTTAGTATAAAAAAATCACAGAGAAGGTCTTAAAAAATGTAACCCACAATACTCACCGCGCAAACCGGCTTGACCAATTCTTTACCATTCCACCAGagcataaaatgaaaaacaaaataGCCAGACACATTCCTGGAAAACTTTCAATTAATATTATAAATAATATAATGATACGAAAAGTAAATATTCTTATTATGAATTCATTACCCGTCTATACTCGTTGGAACACCGGCCGGAAACAAACGATGCCATTTAGATATATCAGAATTCCACCCAGGCAGCTTTATTTCGAGTGCTTCTTTGAAATCTCTTGAAAAACTTTTTAATTTCAGTGAATGCCTCAAGTTTTTATCCTCTGACAATTGTGATGATTGAATAGGATCCATAATATGTAGACGACGTGCCTCTTTGTCGATGATGTACAGGATGTATCGGCCGATGGATGCATAGGGAAGATAAATCTACAAGTGGAGCTATTAGAAACAAAaacaaaccatgataacaatggtCAAAATATTTTATTTACCTTATTGCAAGATGAGATGTCGGTCTCCATCCCAGACCAGCTATCAAATAATGTTGCCAACGTCTGGATAGTTTCCTTCTCACAAAACTTCTGACCTCGTGTTGAATCTAGCAGCATGGACTAAGTAGAAGAAAAAAAATATTGTTTCAACATGTTGATACTAATGGCACCTAGAATGAAGAGTTATGGTAACTTACACAAAATCGTAGATCCATGTAGTGTATAGGAGGGTCTGTGAACAATACTCCCTCGTCACATGCCAGCATAAGCACGGCGGTGTTGAAGCAATCATTGTCCATGGGCTGCTCCATGTTAAGTATGCACTGAAGTTTCTTAAGACTTAAACTCATTGGATCGGGTGTGGAGCTCCGGACCCACACCTTCCTGTAATTTGGATGGTAAGAAGAACAATAATATACATCCGCATATTAAATATTGATACATGATACTTACTCCAAACATCCAGCATCATTGATCGACATGATGTAGCTACAGAGGCCGGCAAGTATTTCGCGTTGGTCCGTGGGAATGATAGTGATTGGGGCGGGACGTTTCTCTTCGACAACGTCAGATGGATTATCCAGGATCTCAAGATCAGAATTAGCATGGAGCAGACAAGTTTCTTCGCTAAGAGGTTGATGGTACACGGGACATCCTTTTAACTTATTAAGCTCTGAATCGAGCAAAATAATTGCTAATTTTTGTCGAAAATGTTTCATATCCTCCTAcaaaaaaaatttgaaaacaATTTATAAGATATTTTGATAAAACATTATGAGATAATGTATAAAACCTAAATACCTGCGTAAACTGGTCTGACAGTCCATGTGGTGTCCAGTATTCCATATAATTTAGCATAAACAATCCACATGATACGCTATAATATTATTATAAAATAATGCTTTAGAATATCACACAGATGAATCTAAAAACAAAGTATTGAAACAACTGCTTACCCATCGGTTTGTATTGCCTCCTGAATTTGCTCTACAACCGTCCATTTTGTAACATTGAGATCAGGCCACTTATGACCTTTGATAAACTCCGGACTATGCTCTGCAAGTTTCAGCCATTTCTCGAGCCCTAATAACTTTTATGTATATACGAGAAATGTTAAGGATAAAGTCAAACAAAATAAATGCTAAGATGAGAAAAGAAATAGATAGTTACCGTAGTAGAAAGGTCATTGCGTTTGACATTCTCACCAAGTGAGTCCAATACTTGGATCTCTCGTTGTTTGGCGTTGGCAACTGCTAGATACCAATGGTAGCCCggcatgttaatcggaatgaacAACTGGTGTAAATAAGATACAAGTCACAGTCACAATTAGATATAGTTATTAATAAATCATTAAACATATGAACTAAATAAAAACAATCCATAATTATATGCATGGATTACGAGACAAAAACTAACCATATCTTGTTGTAGATAACTATTAACATGACGCACGATGCGACGATATTTTGATGGGTCTATGTCTCTTTCCCTGTCTTCTTTTATCTAGCCGGATACAAACGTGCTAATAATGTGTACCTTTTCACCCGCCCTGTCTTGTAAATTCTCATGAGCAAGCATGCAATATATGTAAGCATTTATCACCTGCAAACAATATTTAAATTATATTTATACATTATGATATTATATATAATCAACTAATTACAAAGATTGTGCAATTGGTCTTACACCATCATGTAAGAACATGTCATTTTTTTATTTGTTAAAAAGTTTTTTctcaaaattcataaaaaaataGGTTTGGAAAATTTGTTTGCTTTTTCATTTTTGCTATCTACTTTCAAAAGCATTCATGTTTTCAAGAGAGAAATAAGGTGATGAAgcagaaaagaaagaaaaataaaataaaaaggaaaatattTTGGGCCGGCCGAGTCGGGACGAAGCCTTTGCGTGCCCAGCCGCCCGCCACGCGACGGCCCACCTCCCCCGCTGCGGCCGCACTTGGCGTTCCACCTACCCGCCCGTCGGCCCACCTCCCCGCCTCTCCACCTACCCCGCCGCCCACCTTATCCAATCCCTCCGCTCCACTCCCCTCCACTCGCTCCTCTCCCCTCCACTCACTCCCCCGTCGCCCCAGTTTCCCCTCCGCCGTCGCGTCGCCGCGTGCGTCCACGGGCTGGCGTCCGCGCGGCTCCGCCCGGCGACCGCCGCATCAGGCCCTCTCCTCTCCAATCAGTGGCAACCTATCGCCCTCTCACCTCACCCCCGACGCATCACCGCGCACCTCGCCGAGAACGCAACCACCAAGACTCCGCCCGGCGACAGCTGCATCTCCGGCGAGCCGTGTGTGGCTGAGGGGACGCACGCATAGAGCTTCATCGCGCATGCGCGGGTGCTGGATCCGGTGGCGGTCCGTTCAGATCCGCCACGTTGCTGGTCTCCGGCGATGTCAAGGTCGAACCGAGGCGGGGTGCATCGATCTGCAACGACATTAGCTACGGTACGCGCGTCCGAACCATTTCCTCCTCTACTTCTTCCATTTGTGGAATCCCTGGCCTGATCTCCTCCTCGCCTTCTATTTCGAGGCGGCTCCCCGACGGCCAAGCCATGGCCAAAGTGGTGCATCCTGTCGTCTTCATCGCCGGCAAGAAGCAACACCACGAGGTGCAGTCACGGTGGTCTACCACTCCGCCGTCTTCCGCAACCCATCCCCACTTCTGTGGCAAGGTGAGACAAACGACCCCTCCCCCGTCCTCCGTCCCCACTAATGGCCGTAGGTCCGCGGTTTGCTGTAGTTTAGGGCTAGCTACGTGATCGTGTACTGCTAGAAAGTTAGCTTTAGGAGAAGAGAGAGGGATTTGAGA
Coding sequences within it:
- the LOC125549453 gene encoding uncharacterized protein LOC125549453 isoform X1, whose amino-acid sequence is MEWSATSSDSAANRHGVTMAWLWDYSVVATITGPGFLGSLPPPPPLTSETATSAAAHRHRETPARSGARPCPTSPNITGIYVLVIFLYFSDRLYASPILNHRYIGIQIQCEGAGRRDLCQPDHAPVKLLFEMDERRAYERPPNCGRGREWPGSLRAGWMQAW
- the LOC125549453 gene encoding uncharacterized protein LOC125549453 isoform X2, with translation MEWSATSSDSAANRHGVTMAWLWDYSVVATITGPGFLGSLPPPPPLTSETATSAAAHRHRETPARSGARPCPTSPNITGIYVLVIFLYFSDRLYASPILNHRYIGIQIQCEGAGRRDLCQKSVDAISQVMLPACTKNSSADEWD
- the LOC125549453 gene encoding uncharacterized protein LOC125549453 isoform X3; its protein translation is MEWSATSSDSAANRHGVTMAWLWDYSVVATITGPGFLGSLPPPPPLTSETATSAAAHRHRETPARSGARPCPTSPNITGIYVLVIFLYFSDRLYASPILNHRYIGIQIQCEGAGRRDLCQVVIGHELFIVVEVAHRMRK
- the LOC125549453 gene encoding uncharacterized protein LOC125549453 isoform X4; the protein is MEWSATSSDSAANRHGVTMAWLWDYSVVATITGPGFLGSLPPPPPLTSETATSAAAHRHRETPARSGARPCPTSPNITGIQIQCEGAGRRDLCQPDHAPVKLLFEMDERRAYERPPNCGRGREWPGSLRAGWMQAW
- the LOC125549453 gene encoding uncharacterized protein LOC125549453 isoform X5, whose amino-acid sequence is MEWSATSSDSAANRHGVTMAWLWDYSVVATITGPGFLGSLPPPPPLTSETATSAAAHRHRETPARSGARPCPTSPNITGIQIQCEGAGRRDLCQKSVDAISQVMLPACTKNSSADEWD
- the LOC125549453 gene encoding uncharacterized protein LOC125549453 isoform X6 — protein: MEWSATSSDSAANRHGVTMAWLWDYSVVATITGPGFLGSLPPPPPLTSETATSAAAHRHRETPARSGARPCPTSPNITGIQIQCEGAGRRDLCQVVIGHELFIVVEVAHRMRK